Proteins encoded in a region of the Paenibacillus sp. W2I17 genome:
- a CDS encoding ImmA/IrrE family metallo-endopeptidase — MLPYYEPTDTELLICDLYQVLGINHPHELDIDQIASLWGADIIYYNGKPKSHWEGWGSVIFLNKDDPVTQQRADFFHELAHIVRHEGHQDDMPELFLDLQEIQAYNFRLIASMPYYLLPTPLEMTWSEYIGLLAEEFKVPIELAADRAEQIASRLHEEYHTYREDIDFMKNKIQIAVALFRSTQPKQPSKESIRLLRQLKNQISGF; from the coding sequence ATGCTTCCATACTATGAACCGACAGATACAGAACTGTTGATCTGTGATTTATATCAGGTGTTAGGAATAAATCACCCGCATGAACTGGATATTGATCAAATCGCCTCCCTATGGGGGGCGGATATTATTTATTACAATGGGAAGCCAAAGTCTCATTGGGAGGGTTGGGGTAGTGTAATCTTCCTCAACAAAGACGATCCAGTCACACAGCAACGGGCAGATTTTTTCCATGAGCTTGCACATATTGTTCGTCATGAAGGACACCAGGACGATATGCCAGAGCTATTTTTGGATCTTCAAGAGATCCAAGCATATAACTTTAGGTTAATCGCATCGATGCCCTATTACCTCCTCCCTACGCCATTAGAGATGACATGGAGTGAGTACATAGGACTCCTTGCAGAAGAGTTTAAAGTGCCTATTGAGTTGGCTGCAGACCGAGCTGAACAGATTGCTTCCAGGTTGCACGAAGAATATCATACCTACCGGGAAGATATTGATTTTATGAAAAATAAAATCCAGATTGCTGTAGCCCTCTTTCGTTCAACACAGCCAAAACAACCTTCAAAGGAGTCAATCCGACTTCTCCGACAATTAAAAAACCAGATCAGTGGATTTTAG
- a CDS encoding YqaJ viral recombinase family protein — protein MAMNIATSTKNMAREEWLKIRRRGIGGSDASAVAGLNRYKSPVGVFLDKTGQIEPDEAGEAAYWGNVLEDVVAREFTIQTGLRVQRSNKLYQHPEHKFMLGNVDRLILDKGGRGLGILECKTASAYKLGEWEDDQVPDEYAIQLQHYMAVLGVDYGYFAVLIGGQRFQYKLVERNDKIIDSLVQIEDEFWNRHVVPGIPPMIDGSDASANLLNQLYPISAPSSEVILDDKQAGIVRQLQAAKEEAAVATEQVKRYENELKSIMGENELAIHNGDTLLSWKSNDTSRIDSKRLKKEQPDLYEKYSNTSSSRRFLVK, from the coding sequence ATGGCCATGAATATTGCAACCAGTACTAAGAACATGGCACGAGAGGAATGGTTGAAGATCCGCCGGAGAGGTATCGGTGGTTCAGATGCATCTGCTGTCGCTGGCCTGAATCGTTATAAATCACCCGTTGGAGTGTTTCTGGATAAGACAGGTCAAATCGAGCCAGACGAAGCTGGAGAAGCCGCTTACTGGGGCAACGTGCTCGAAGACGTCGTAGCAAGGGAGTTCACGATCCAAACCGGACTAAGGGTTCAGCGTAGCAACAAGCTTTATCAGCATCCTGAACATAAATTCATGCTTGGTAACGTGGACCGCTTGATCTTGGATAAAGGCGGTCGTGGACTCGGCATCCTGGAGTGTAAAACGGCCAGCGCCTACAAACTCGGTGAGTGGGAAGATGATCAGGTTCCTGATGAGTACGCGATCCAGCTCCAGCATTACATGGCTGTTCTGGGCGTGGATTACGGGTACTTTGCGGTTCTTATCGGTGGTCAACGTTTCCAATATAAGTTGGTCGAACGCAATGACAAGATCATTGACTCACTTGTGCAGATCGAGGATGAGTTTTGGAACCGGCATGTCGTGCCTGGCATTCCGCCAATGATTGACGGCAGTGACGCTTCAGCAAATCTGTTGAATCAGCTTTACCCCATATCCGCGCCATCAAGTGAAGTCATCTTGGATGATAAGCAAGCCGGCATCGTTCGTCAGCTTCAGGCGGCAAAAGAAGAAGCTGCTGTTGCTACGGAACAGGTCAAACGGTACGAAAACGAGTTGAAATCAATCATGGGCGAGAATGAGCTGGCTATCCATAACGGCGACACTTTGTTGTCCTGGAAGTCGAATGATACTTCTCGAATTGACAGTAAACGATTGAAGAAAGAGCAACCCGATCTATATGAAAAATACTCAAACACCTCGTCTTCAAGACGGTTCTTGGTGAAATAA
- a CDS encoding helix-turn-helix domain-containing protein gives MIREFDLLFIKERRKKMGKTLQDMADSLDLKNASTYMKYENGEYLFRAVHLPLLAEQLECDVGNFFAKNFAKIAK, from the coding sequence ATGATAAGGGAATTCGACCTTCTCTTCATTAAAGAAAGAAGAAAAAAAATGGGTAAAACATTGCAGGATATGGCTGATTCATTGGATTTGAAGAATGCCTCCACCTACATGAAATACGAAAATGGAGAGTATTTGTTTAGAGCTGTTCACTTGCCACTCCTTGCAGAGCAACTTGAATGTGACGTTGGGAATTTTTTTGCCAAAAACTTTGCTAAAATAGCAAAGTAA
- a CDS encoding NAD(P)H-dependent oxidoreductase, translating into MEVTAKSKTKEDILKAYHFRHATKIFDDTRKISDEDFQFILETGRLSPSSIGLEPWKFLIVQNPNLRKRLSEVSSGAQKQLATASHFVVILARSDASYNSPYAEYMLKETKGMPNNVFELTSEAYGKFQNNQKILDNPRSLFDWASKQTYIALGNMMTAAAQIEIDSCPIEGFSREGVHRIMEEEGLLENGAWGVSMMAAFGYRAEEPQREKSRQSVEKITQWIN; encoded by the coding sequence ATGGAAGTTACAGCAAAGTCAAAGACAAAGGAAGACATCTTAAAGGCTTATCATTTCCGGCATGCAACAAAGATATTTGATGATACCCGCAAAATCTCGGATGAGGATTTTCAATTTATATTGGAAACAGGCAGATTATCTCCAAGTTCCATTGGTCTTGAACCGTGGAAGTTTCTGATTGTACAAAATCCGAACCTGCGTAAGCGTCTGTCCGAAGTCTCTTCCGGCGCTCAAAAGCAATTGGCTACAGCAAGCCATTTTGTTGTTATTTTGGCCCGGTCAGATGCCAGTTATAATTCTCCTTATGCGGAGTACATGTTGAAGGAAACAAAGGGAATGCCAAATAACGTATTTGAGCTAACAAGTGAGGCTTATGGAAAGTTCCAAAATAACCAGAAAATTCTGGATAACCCACGATCATTATTCGACTGGGCATCCAAACAGACGTATATTGCACTCGGCAACATGATGACGGCGGCAGCTCAGATCGAGATTGATTCTTGTCCAATCGAAGGTTTCAGCCGTGAGGGCGTCCACCGTATTATGGAAGAAGAGGGCTTGCTCGAAAATGGCGCATGGGGTGTCTCTATGATGGCAGCCTTCGGTTATCGGGCAGAGGAGCCCCAGCGTGAGAAGTCTCGACAATCCGTTGAGAAAATCACACAATGGATTAACTGA
- a CDS encoding methyl-accepting chemotaxis protein: protein MSIQSKPKNKKGNKLKNIKLTTTMVIMTVISLIGLFTVFLIGIFGMNEAKMGQGILYNDRFQHQTNVLELKSNFYNMRANYTKVLDNAEYTDKQYDQVQKGKKSITDGLNEFSARTLDTKEKEIFADLVAKMDTYYQDIEQVMDTKKMSGTYDREERGRINKSSTAIVETITLLSAHNEEESAKLYADTQEVIQQRALVLGSVLLFSLAALILISFVVIRSIRQRMKAITRYCEEITQGNLTASLDPHLTQGNNEISVIARAIRTMSDSTTNVIRGVVQESHHINQVSDLTNQNMAGLNERIREVSATVEELSAAMEEASAHTENMNHSATEMQQGAEYISERTSKQAESAYVTSTKAEKLKQEARESSRVAMDMYDHTSKKMSEALERATAVDQIGILSQSILDVTAQTNLLALNASIEAARAGEAGRGFAVVASEIRKLADDSKQAADQIQQVTEEVMQSVTNLSSNAKELLSFMFNQVGKDYKLLEDTAEQYYVDSLDHANAVKDLNATSQQVTANIKILVGSIHEIASASEQSAASSQEIAGHMVASAAQSVEVVKQSDQVKDSAVNLNKLVKDFKI from the coding sequence ATGTCAATTCAGTCTAAGCCAAAAAATAAGAAAGGAAATAAACTCAAAAATATAAAATTAACAACAACGATGGTCATCATGACTGTGATTAGTCTAATCGGCTTGTTTACTGTTTTTCTGATTGGGATTTTCGGAATGAACGAAGCAAAAATGGGACAAGGTATCCTCTACAATGACCGCTTCCAGCATCAAACCAATGTTCTTGAATTGAAAAGTAATTTCTATAATATGCGCGCCAATTATACAAAGGTTCTTGATAATGCAGAGTATACCGACAAACAGTACGATCAGGTTCAGAAAGGTAAGAAGAGTATCACGGATGGCTTGAATGAATTTTCAGCAAGAACATTGGATACCAAAGAAAAAGAGATATTTGCAGATTTGGTAGCAAAGATGGATACATATTATCAGGATATTGAGCAAGTCATGGATACCAAAAAGATGTCGGGCACCTACGATAGAGAAGAGAGAGGAAGAATTAACAAAAGCAGTACAGCGATTGTGGAGACGATCACCCTTTTGAGTGCGCATAACGAAGAAGAGTCAGCCAAGCTCTATGCGGATACACAGGAAGTAATTCAGCAGCGAGCATTGGTGCTCGGTTCGGTTCTTTTGTTTTCACTTGCAGCACTCATTCTTATTTCATTTGTAGTGATTCGCAGTATACGTCAACGAATGAAAGCTATCACCCGTTATTGTGAAGAAATAACACAAGGCAACTTAACGGCATCCTTAGATCCGCATCTAACACAGGGAAATAATGAGATAAGTGTCATCGCACGAGCTATTCGTACAATGAGCGATTCCACAACAAATGTCATTCGTGGTGTAGTTCAGGAATCTCATCATATCAACCAGGTTAGCGATCTTACCAACCAGAACATGGCTGGTCTGAATGAACGAATTCGTGAAGTATCAGCTACAGTTGAAGAGCTCTCGGCTGCAATGGAAGAGGCTTCAGCCCATACGGAAAATATGAATCATTCGGCTACTGAGATGCAACAGGGAGCTGAATATATATCGGAACGGACATCTAAACAAGCAGAATCCGCTTATGTGACCAGCACGAAGGCTGAAAAGTTGAAGCAGGAAGCCCGCGAATCGAGCCGAGTAGCCATGGACATGTATGATCATACGAGTAAGAAGATGTCAGAAGCGCTGGAACGTGCAACTGCTGTAGATCAGATTGGTATATTATCTCAGTCTATTTTGGATGTTACGGCGCAGACTAATCTGCTTGCACTCAATGCATCCATTGAAGCTGCAAGAGCTGGAGAAGCAGGCAGAGGTTTTGCGGTTGTTGCAAGTGAGATTCGAAAGTTGGCTGATGATTCTAAACAGGCTGCCGATCAAATTCAGCAGGTCACGGAAGAAGTTATGCAGTCTGTAACCAATCTGTCCTCGAATGCCAAAGAGTTGCTATCCTTTATGTTCAATCAGGTTGGCAAAGATTATAAATTATTGGAGGATACAGCTGAACAGTATTATGTCGATTCCCTTGATCATGCCAATGCAGTTAAAGATCTCAATGCAACCTCACAACAAGTGACTGCAAATATCAAAATACTAGTGGGTTCCATTCACGAGATTGCATCAGCGAGTGAACAATCCGCCGCATCCAGTCAGGAAATCGCAGGACACATGGTCGCCTCTGCTGCGCAATCTGTGGAAGTAGTTAAACAATCTGATCAAGTGAAGGATAGTGCAGTAAATCTGAATAAGCTCGTTAAAGATTTCAAGATTTAA
- a CDS encoding helix-turn-helix domain-containing protein translates to MSGQRIKKLREEKGLSQLEFAERIGMSNSVISRIESGKRPLEDEEINVFADFFEVSGDYILGRSISKTPSGGSAYLDGGKGWTEEEKEVADAAIQAWREMKRKQMEKNNQ, encoded by the coding sequence GTGTCAGGACAACGTATAAAAAAATTACGTGAAGAAAAAGGATTGAGCCAACTTGAGTTTGCCGAACGAATCGGTATGAGCAATAGCGTTATATCGAGAATTGAATCTGGCAAACGACCGCTAGAAGACGAAGAAATAAATGTCTTTGCTGATTTCTTTGAAGTCTCTGGAGACTACATCTTAGGACGATCCATTTCGAAAACTCCATCTGGTGGTAGTGCGTATTTAGATGGTGGTAAAGGCTGGACTGAAGAAGAAAAGGAAGTTGCTGACGCAGCAATTCAGGCCTGGAGAGAAATGAAGAGAAAACAGATGGAGAAAAACAATCAATAA
- a CDS encoding RNA polymerase sigma factor encodes MDDQLLAQAQTIDNYTLSSIMDDYGNDVWNYAYFLTKSAEQADELSQEVFIRAYSGIAHYRGDCSLKTWLLTITRNTTFTYRKSRFFRSSLWGDTLPIETERGGSSQRVMIAEQPAHPSAEIEVMRKEHIHEIWDIVLALPKKFREILLLNLKYELTTSEIAEMLKISLGTVKSRLSRGKDKVRKQWEERSK; translated from the coding sequence TTGGATGATCAATTACTGGCACAGGCTCAGACTATAGACAATTACACACTTAGCAGCATAATGGATGACTACGGAAACGATGTGTGGAATTACGCTTATTTTCTGACCAAAAGTGCCGAACAGGCAGATGAATTGTCACAGGAGGTATTTATTCGGGCGTACTCGGGGATCGCTCATTATCGCGGAGATTGCTCACTGAAAACATGGCTGTTGACGATTACTAGAAACACCACTTTTACATATCGAAAATCCAGATTTTTTCGCAGCAGTCTGTGGGGAGATACGTTACCCATTGAGACAGAGCGTGGGGGTTCGAGCCAAAGAGTCATGATTGCAGAGCAGCCTGCACATCCTTCGGCCGAGATTGAAGTGATGCGTAAGGAGCATATCCATGAAATCTGGGATATTGTTCTGGCGTTGCCAAAGAAGTTCCGGGAGATTCTTTTGCTGAATCTGAAATATGAGCTTACGACGAGTGAGATTGCTGAGATGTTGAAAATCAGCTTAGGCACAGTAAAATCCAGACTATCCCGAGGTAAGGATAAGGTACGGAAACAATGGGAGGAGCGAAGCAAATGA
- a CDS encoding bifunctional 2-polyprenyl-6-hydroxyphenol methylase/3-demethylubiquinol 3-O-methyltransferase UbiG, protein MKQNKYDEAEFFDNYSKMARSIQGLEAAGEWHELQTLLPNLKEKRVLDLGCGFGWHCRYAREQQASSVIGVDLSENMLQRAREMTDDPQIEYKQLAIEDIDFAPAQFDVVISSLALHYIERLDTVYAKINDCLVEGGTFVLSSEHPIFTARAAQDWHYGPTGEILHWPVDDYHDEGKRVANFLNQDVVKYHRTLATHMNELIKAGFAIQKVAESKPSPEMIEQVPGMRDENRRPMFLMIAAVKV, encoded by the coding sequence ATGAAACAAAATAAATACGATGAAGCTGAGTTTTTCGACAACTATAGTAAGATGGCTCGTTCAATTCAAGGGCTGGAGGCGGCCGGGGAGTGGCATGAGTTGCAGACCTTGTTGCCTAATTTGAAGGAAAAGCGTGTGCTGGATTTGGGATGTGGTTTTGGTTGGCACTGCCGGTATGCGCGAGAGCAACAAGCGAGTTCAGTGATCGGTGTAGATCTGTCTGAAAATATGCTTCAGCGTGCTCGTGAAATGACGGACGATCCGCAGATCGAGTACAAGCAGCTGGCGATTGAAGATATTGATTTTGCACCGGCACAATTCGACGTTGTGATCAGTTCACTTGCTTTGCATTATATTGAACGGTTAGACACGGTGTATGCTAAGATCAATGATTGTCTCGTAGAAGGGGGCACATTTGTGCTATCTTCCGAACATCCCATTTTCACCGCTCGTGCTGCGCAGGATTGGCATTACGGACCCACAGGTGAGATTCTGCATTGGCCCGTGGATGATTACCACGATGAAGGCAAGCGTGTGGCGAACTTTCTGAATCAGGATGTGGTTAAATATCATCGTACGCTGGCTACACATATGAATGAACTTATTAAGGCAGGGTTTGCTATTCAAAAGGTGGCTGAATCCAAACCATCACCGGAGATGATCGAACAGGTTCCAGGCATGAGAGACGAGAATCGGAGACCGATGTTTCTGATGATTGCTGCGGTGAAAGTATAA
- a CDS encoding site-specific integrase has translation MASYTKVKSSNKQGYKWVCTLDGPPDPVSGKRNQISRRGDSQKEALARAQKVVDDLTKHGVDAKKVKNQTFEQVKDEWLVDYAKTKNVKKSTVGVREGEIKIILRYYAKVRINQLTHNHHQNMLNDLFEQGYSQSSIQGVDVTAKMIMKYAVKHKKRADNPFVDTVIPVKLLTVEEIESDPIAEKILEKHELAEFLLAVKEHGLPMDMEIFHLLAFSGLRSGELCALKDTDFFLETNELRVTKTLYCPKNNVKNYMLTPPKTKGSIRRFDVIEDVMRGIARHLERMRSQRIAAKKLMDNYHDENFVFARSDGYPFITKKILKRMDRLLLKTSITKRATPHIFRHTHISMLAEAEVDLKTIMERVGHDDAKTTLKIYTHVTKNMKKNATERIMKEFSDILQI, from the coding sequence ATGGCATCATACACAAAGGTGAAATCAAGCAATAAACAAGGATATAAGTGGGTTTGTACGCTGGATGGCCCGCCCGATCCAGTGAGTGGCAAGAGGAACCAGATATCCCGAAGAGGTGATTCCCAGAAGGAAGCATTAGCTCGTGCTCAGAAGGTCGTAGACGACCTCACAAAACATGGAGTCGATGCGAAGAAGGTAAAAAATCAGACCTTTGAGCAAGTCAAAGATGAATGGCTAGTGGATTATGCTAAAACTAAAAATGTTAAAAAAAGCACTGTCGGTGTACGAGAGGGAGAAATAAAAATAATACTTAGATATTACGCTAAGGTTAGAATAAACCAGTTAACTCATAATCATCATCAGAATATGCTTAATGATCTATTTGAGCAGGGATACTCTCAAAGCTCAATTCAAGGCGTAGATGTGACGGCTAAAATGATAATGAAATATGCAGTCAAACATAAGAAGAGAGCAGATAACCCTTTTGTTGATACTGTAATTCCAGTGAAACTTCTAACAGTTGAAGAAATTGAAAGCGACCCTATTGCCGAAAAAATTCTGGAGAAACATGAATTAGCGGAATTTCTTCTGGCGGTTAAAGAGCATGGTCTTCCTATGGATATGGAAATATTCCATTTGCTCGCATTTAGTGGTTTGCGTTCTGGGGAGTTGTGCGCTTTAAAGGATACTGATTTCTTTTTAGAAACAAACGAACTCCGTGTGACAAAAACATTGTATTGCCCTAAAAACAACGTGAAGAACTATATGTTAACCCCACCAAAAACAAAAGGATCGATTCGAAGGTTTGATGTGATTGAGGATGTAATGCGAGGAATTGCACGTCATTTAGAACGTATGCGTTCACAGAGAATAGCTGCTAAGAAACTTATGGATAATTATCATGATGAAAATTTTGTTTTTGCTCGAAGCGATGGTTACCCCTTTATCACTAAAAAAATTCTCAAACGTATGGACAGACTCCTATTAAAAACGTCAATTACAAAAAGGGCTACTCCTCATATTTTTCGTCACACGCATATTTCAATGCTGGCTGAAGCCGAAGTAGATTTGAAGACAATCATGGAACGAGTTGGGCATGATGATGCAAAAACTACTCTAAAGATATATACTCATGTTACGAAAAATATGAAGAAAAACGCGACGGAAAGAATTATGAAAGAATTCTCTGATATCCTCCAGATATGA
- a CDS encoding NAD(P)H-dependent oxidoreductase has product MKHLIVYAHPHTDSLNNAILNTAVEALEAQGHEVVVRDLYKLGFQPVLTEADTASMRAGQTPQDIATEQQFVTDAEAITFIYPIWWTGLPAILKGYVDRVFAYGFAYASGEAGIEKLLTGKKGLIINTHGTPSEIYDQIGMTAGLKITSDVGIFDFVGIEAVDHLLFGSIGYLDAPAYQAMLDQVKQTVTTKF; this is encoded by the coding sequence ATGAAACATCTTATCGTATATGCTCACCCGCACACAGACAGCTTGAATAACGCAATCCTCAATACTGCTGTAGAAGCTCTCGAAGCTCAAGGCCATGAAGTGGTTGTTCGTGACTTGTACAAACTTGGATTCCAACCCGTACTGACTGAAGCTGACACAGCTTCCATGCGTGCAGGACAGACACCACAGGATATCGCTACAGAGCAACAGTTTGTTACAGATGCAGAAGCCATTACATTCATCTATCCGATCTGGTGGACAGGTCTTCCTGCTATTCTGAAAGGGTATGTTGACCGTGTATTCGCCTATGGTTTTGCGTATGCATCAGGTGAAGCGGGAATCGAGAAATTGCTGACAGGCAAAAAAGGACTCATCATTAACACACATGGTACACCAAGTGAAATTTATGATCAGATTGGCATGACTGCTGGATTGAAAATAACTTCAGATGTAGGTATCTTCGATTTTGTAGGCATTGAAGCCGTAGATCATCTGCTCTTTGGAAGTATTGGATACCTGGATGCACCTGCATATCAAGCCATGTTGGATCAGGTTAAACAGACGGTAACGACCAAATTCTAA
- a CDS encoding XRE family transcriptional regulator: protein MSIGHFQGALEEVIKRTGDTLAKAGQAVHMDGSQIGKVLKGTRNPSKELMRSAAEHYDDGQLYIAAAGEVTGGAFAPWLDNVDLHRASVLFKTVEEMKEVLDLSSEVPINKTGDQLTEADRQIMKRLLMETVEAITALTHFAAVLCKEYSFSWFGIWKEHRAELKAKKYMK from the coding sequence ATGTCAATTGGACACTTTCAGGGTGCGTTAGAAGAAGTAATCAAACGTACAGGCGATACATTAGCCAAAGCAGGTCAAGCGGTTCATATGGATGGCTCACAGATTGGAAAGGTGCTTAAAGGCACACGCAATCCATCGAAAGAACTGATGCGTAGCGCAGCTGAACATTACGATGATGGTCAGTTATACATTGCTGCAGCTGGGGAAGTCACAGGTGGCGCTTTTGCTCCCTGGCTGGACAATGTGGACTTACATAGGGCATCGGTGCTTTTTAAAACGGTCGAGGAAATGAAGGAAGTTTTGGACCTGTCATCCGAGGTGCCGATCAATAAGACGGGCGACCAGCTCACCGAAGCTGATCGGCAGATAATGAAGCGGCTTTTGATGGAGACGGTCGAAGCGATAACGGCGCTCACGCACTTTGCAGCCGTGCTGTGCAAAGAGTATTCGTTCTCTTGGTTCGGGATCTGGAAAGAGCATCGGGCCGAGCTAAAGGCTAAAAAATATATGAAATGA
- a CDS encoding DNA-binding protein, translating into MSIIEIDPNTLQQMIMTAVQEAIEQCNLASSNHPALMDKTQLMNFLGIGATKAAELLNRDDFPVIREFGHPRIPLHSLMIWIDEHTEWIRDNAQEYRQRRGGVA; encoded by the coding sequence ATGTCAATCATCGAGATCGATCCCAATACACTCCAACAAATGATTATGACCGCTGTTCAAGAAGCAATTGAGCAATGCAATCTCGCTTCATCAAATCATCCCGCACTTATGGATAAGACACAGTTAATGAATTTCTTGGGAATTGGGGCAACCAAGGCCGCTGAACTTCTCAATCGTGATGATTTCCCTGTAATTCGTGAATTTGGACATCCCAGAATACCGTTGCACTCATTAATGATCTGGATTGACGAACACACCGAATGGATTAGGGATAACGCTCAAGAATATCGTCAAAGACGCGGAGGAGTTGCCTAA
- a CDS encoding MarR family winged helix-turn-helix transcriptional regulator yields the protein MPKYNAIALIARIRDHVNKRIVHELEQHEVTGIVPSHGDVLMFLYREETLSIKMLAERVQRTQPTVTVLVNKLEKLGYVERSKSAEDSRVTMIRLTEQGKRLEPIFHQVSEQINDIIYSGLSDEQSEQLESLLSIIVRKL from the coding sequence ATGCCTAAATACAACGCAATTGCACTGATTGCAAGAATCAGGGACCATGTCAATAAACGGATTGTACACGAATTGGAACAGCATGAGGTAACAGGGATTGTTCCTTCTCATGGAGATGTATTGATGTTCTTGTACCGGGAAGAGACGCTGTCGATCAAGATGTTGGCTGAACGTGTTCAACGCACGCAACCAACGGTAACGGTACTGGTCAACAAGCTGGAGAAGCTTGGCTATGTTGAACGCAGCAAGAGTGCCGAAGATAGCCGAGTGACGATGATTCGCCTAACCGAACAGGGGAAGCGACTCGAACCGATCTTTCATCAGGTATCAGAGCAGATTAATGACATCATCTATAGTGGCTTGTCCGATGAACAGTCGGAGCAATTGGAGAGCTTGTTATCCATTATTGTCCGAAAGTTATAA
- a CDS encoding DUF523 domain-containing protein: MKYLVSSCLAGVACRYNGTASLDVKIQELVEQEQAKMVCPELLGGFSTPREPAEIIGGTGKDVLAGTAKVIEKSGKDVTDLYIKGAYETLEWARELNVSYVVLKEFSPSCGTQMIYDGNFANHKVTGEGVTSALLRQEGYTVISENEWMEQL; encoded by the coding sequence ATGAAGTATTTGGTGAGTTCATGTCTGGCGGGGGTAGCTTGCCGTTACAATGGAACAGCGAGCCTGGATGTGAAGATTCAGGAGCTGGTGGAGCAGGAGCAGGCTAAGATGGTGTGTCCCGAGCTGCTTGGTGGATTCTCCACTCCACGGGAACCGGCTGAAATTATCGGTGGCACGGGTAAGGATGTGCTGGCAGGCACTGCAAAAGTGATCGAGAAAAGTGGCAAGGACGTCACAGACCTATATATCAAGGGAGCCTATGAGACGCTCGAATGGGCACGAGAATTGAATGTATCGTATGTGGTACTGAAGGAGTTTAGTCCGTCCTGTGGTACACAGATGATCTATGATGGGAATTTTGCCAATCACAAGGTAACTGGAGAAGGTGTCACCTCAGCATTGCTGCGACAAGAAGGATATACCGTCATTTCTGAAAATGAGTGGATGGAGCAACTATAG